A window from Cryptomeria japonica chromosome 1, Sugi_1.0, whole genome shotgun sequence encodes these proteins:
- the LOC131032331 gene encoding cullin-1-like has product MMEMEELDPLQIAIAKVKQIVEGKIPYGPTEYLEVDYQIYIKCKKVGYRMLHSEYEKALKDYINSSVVPALREKEDEFLLTEVVKEWEFYKQMVTILSKFVSFRLTSSNYSIILEPEETARRCFPEIVYNEVLCNNVLATMMVQINKMREGESILDGTLLKNVVCMVWDFGMDYYKDFEVAVFGKTGIYYSRKTASWICEYSCPDYLLKVVEYLRLEKETIAMHCVHRSSQTRYLEMVENELLCKHECQLLKEDSDCHPLLKNDKMDDLSEMLNLFSGIDKGIQLMAKIFRQHVTRHCTFFVNHGGQLAAEALKANNGKEVIASVEDQFVRSVIQLNEKYLQCVEEKFMNHCLFKNALMAAFQNFCNQKVAGSSIWELLVTFCDNILTNRNMTYSDVEDALEKVAKIFPCVHDKDMVADFYRKKLADRLLSHRSSNADYEKSMLAKLKFECGRQFTSKMEGMLTDWTLAMKTQSDFVEYLSHNPLHPCSGIEFSVTVLTSGFWPSYKSPESLVLPVEMVRHLESFKEFYKREKMNRRLTWKHSLGTCIIIGRFDQGEIQIVGTPCHASALLLFNETETLSFSQVKSQLNLNVEDTIALLNSLACSKYRILSKLPDTQSVKERDCFEINAKFSCSKRKIRLPPPTDNVKENVGKCVFQDSHHMIDASIVRIMKSRERLAHKELVMQCTEQVKDMFKPDMKQIKRRIENLIDREYLERDKENPGMYNYLP; this is encoded by the coding sequence ATGATGGAGATGGAGGAATTGGATCCTTTGCAAATTGCAATTGCAAAGGTTAAGCAAATCGTCGAAGGGAAGATCCCATATGGCCCTACTGAATATTTGGAGGTTGATTATCAAATCTATATAAAGTGCAAAAAAGTAGGTTATCGTATGCTGCATTCTGAATATGAGAAAGCCTTAAAAGATTATATCAATTCATCAGTAGTTCCCGCATTGAGGGAGAAAGAAGATGAGTTTCTTTTGACAGAAGTTGTAAAGGAATGGGAATTTTACAAACAAATGGTTACAATTCTATCCAAATTTGTGTCTTTTCGTTTGACCAGTTCAAATTACTCGATAATATTAGAACCCGAGGAAACTGCTCGGAGATGCTTCCCTGAAATAGTCTACAATGAGGTTTTGTGCAATAATGTGCTGGCTACTATGATGGTTCAAATTAATAAAATGCGGGAAGGTGAGAGCATTCTTGATGGGACTTTATTGAAGAATGTTGTGTGTATGGTGTGGGATTTTGGGATGGACTACTATAAAGATTTTGAAGTCGCCGTTTTCGGAAAAACCGGCATTTACTATTCCAGAAAGACTGCTTCATGGATATGTGAGTATTCTTGTCCAGATTATTTGCTGAAGGTTGTTGAGTATTTAAGGTTGGAGAAAGAAACCATTGCAATGCATTGTGTGCATCGAAGTAGCCAAACTAGGTATctagaaatggtagaaaatgaactTCTTTGCAAGCATGAATGCCAACTTCTGAAGGAAGATTCAGATTGTCATCCATTGTTGAAAAATGACAAGATGGATGATCTTTCAGAGATGCTTAACTTGTTTTCTGGAATAGATAAAGGCATTCAGCTCATGGCCAAAATATTTAGACAGCATGTTACCAGGCATTGTACGTTTTTTGTTAATCATGGAGGACAACTGGCGGCAGAGGCATTAAAGGCAAATAATGGAAAAGAAGTGATTGCAAGTGTAGAAGATCAGTTTGTGAGGAGTGTTATTCAATTGAATGAGAAATACTTGCAATGTGTGGAGGAGAAATTTATGAACCACTGCCTTTTCAAAAATGCACTCATGGCAGCCTTTCAGAATTTTTGCAATCAAAAAGTTGCAGGGAGCAGTATTTGGGAATTGTTGGTCACATTTTGTGACAATATTTTGACGAATAGAAACATGACATATTCAGATGTTGAAGATGCCCTTGAGAAGGTTGCAAAGATCTTTCCCTGCGTCCATGACAAAGACATGGTTGCAGATTTTTATAGGAAGAAGCTCGCAGATAGGCTTCTGTCCCATAGAAGTTCAAATGCTGATTATGAAAAAAGCATGTTAGCTAAGTTGAAGTTTGAGTGTGGAAGACAATTTACATCTAAAATGGAGGGCATGCTTACTGATTGGACATTGGCAATGAAAACCCAATCAGATTTTGTGGAATACCTGAGTCATAATCCTCTTCATCCATGTTCTGGAATAGAATTCTCTGTCACAGTTTTGACATCTGGCTTCTGGCCAAGCTATAAGTCACCTGAATCACTTGTTCTTCCTGTTGAAATGGTGAGACATTTAGAGTCATTCAAAGAATTCTATAAAAGAGAAAAAATGAACAGAAGGCTAACATGGAAACACTCTCTGGGAACATGCATTATTATTGGAAGATTTGACCAGGGTGAAATTCAAATAGTCGGAACACCTTGTCATGCGAGTGCACTTCTGTTGTTCAATGAAACAGAGACGCTAAGTTTTTCACAAGTCAAATCCCAGTTGAATTTGAATGTTGAAGATACAATTGCATTGCTGAATTCCCTTGCATGTTCAAAATACAGAATCCTAAGTAAATTACCAGATACTCAATCTGTGAAAGAAAGAGACTGTTTTgaaatcaatgcaaaattttcctGTAGCAAGAGGAAGATCCGACTTCCGCCGCCCACAGACAATGTAAAAGAAAATGTTGGGAAGTGTGTGTTTCAAGATAGCCATCATATGATTGATGCTTCGATCGTAAGAATTATGAAGAGCAGAGAAAGATTAGCTCATAAGGAATTAGTGATGCAATGCACTGAGCAGGTTAAAGACATGTTCAAGCCAGATATGAAACAAATTAAAAGGAGAATTGAAAATCTCATAGATAGGGAATATTTAGAGAGAGATAAGGAAAATCCTGGAATGTACAATTACTTACCTTGA